A DNA window from Entelurus aequoreus isolate RoL-2023_Sb linkage group LG24, RoL_Eaeq_v1.1, whole genome shotgun sequence contains the following coding sequences:
- the usb1 gene encoding U6 snRNA phosphodiesterase 1 isoform X4, giving the protein MYPTTRLPIPGCLLAMFPDDVDPQDEDSLLHGGRVRSFKHERGNWATYVYFRYQPEEKFEEMMEELLSTAAAFGVILTPQEELHLSLSQTVVLKHHWILPFTQSLKAGLARCKRFVCSASRLKIYCNAEKTRTFLGMEVLNGHAHLLDLIRVVDETMTEFHLDTFYQDPSFHVSLAWCVGDFTVQLRKRLQELQNVVDNHEEGPYYLCLDCTELRCRTGNKTFRFSLDTKQYQGPPNK; this is encoded by the exons ATTGCCTATCCCTGGTTGTTTACTCGCCATGTTTCCAGACGATGTGGACCCACAGGACGAGGACAGCTTGCTGCATGGTGGCCGTGTTCGCTCTTTTAAACACGAGAGAGGAAACTGGGCCACCTATGTTTATTTTCGAT ACCAACCTGAAGAGAAGTTTGAGGAGATGATGGAAGAGCTTCTTTCGACAGCAGCTGCCTTTGGTGTGATTTTGACCCCACAAGAGGAACTCCATCTCAGCCTCTCTCAGACAGTGGTGCTAAAACACCACTGGATCCTGCCCTTCACACAGAGTCTCAAGGCAGGCCTGGCCCGCTGCAAAAG GTTTGTGTGCTCAGCAAGCAGACTGAAGATCTATTGTAATGCTGAGAAGACAAG GACATTCCTAGGGATGGAAGTGTTAAATGGACACGCTCACTTACTGGATCTGATCCGAGTGGTTGATGAAACAATGACAGAATTTCACCTGGATACTTTTTATCAG GATCCATCTTTCCACGTGAGCCTGGCCTGGTGTGTTGGAGACTTCACTGTGCAATTGAGGAAGCGCCTTCAAGAGCTTCAG AATGTGGTTGACAATCATGAAGAGGGGCCGTATTATCTGTGCTTAGACTGTACAGAACTGCGCTGCCGCACAGGAAACAAGACTTTCAGATTTTCTCTGGATACGAAGCAGTACCAAGGACCACCAAACAAATAG